In one Nicotiana sylvestris chromosome 8, ASM39365v2, whole genome shotgun sequence genomic region, the following are encoded:
- the LOC138876408 gene encoding uncharacterized protein yields the protein MAGQKSTAFKDLYMFPDVRFPLGFKTPKFEKYDGHGDPISHLKRYCNQLRGAGGKEELLMAYFGKSLTGVASEWFMDQDTSSWYVWDDMAQAFVKQFQYNIDIAPDRNSFSNPKKKPTKSFKEYAIKYREQAARVKPPMDDHEIITIFFQAQELDYFQNMMFAVGKSFSEAIKIGEMIENDLKTGRIIS from the coding sequence ATGGCAGGTCAGAAGAGTACTGCCTTCAAGGATTTATATATGTTCCCCGATGTTCGTTTTCCACTTGGTTttaagactcccaaatttgaaaagtatgatggacatggagaccccatatcccacttgaaaaggtattgcaatcaactaagaggtgcggGAGGAAAGgaagaattattgatggcttattttgggaaaagccttacaggagtagcctccgaatggtttatggatcaagacacatctagTTGGTATGTatgggatgacatggcccaggcctttgtcaaacagttccaatacaacatcgacatcgccccagaccgcaattcTTTTTCAAACCCgaagaagaaaccaactaaaAGCTTcaaggaatatgccattaaatatagagagcaagcagctagagttaagccacccatggatgaccacgagatAATCACTATCTTCTTTCAAGCTCAAGAGctagattattttcaaaatatgatgttcgcagttggcaaatccttctcggaagcaatcaaaattggggaaatgattgagaatgatcttaagacaggcagaattataagttAA